One segment of uncultured Desulfovibrio sp. DNA contains the following:
- a CDS encoding holo-[acyl-carrier-protein] synthase: MIAGLGTDIVDIDRVARGFQRFGRRYAARLLTPAEAARLPDAAGAAAYLAGRFAAKEAAVKALGTGFSRGISCQQVEILPDALGRPCLHLHAAARQRMEELGARHAHVSISHERHAAVAVVILES, encoded by the coding sequence ATGATCGCGGGCCTCGGAACGGATATTGTGGACATTGACCGGGTGGCCCGGGGTTTTCAGCGCTTCGGCCGGCGCTATGCGGCCCGCCTGCTTACCCCGGCCGAGGCCGCCCGCCTGCCCGATGCGGCCGGAGCCGCCGCCTATCTGGCCGGCCGCTTTGCCGCCAAGGAGGCTGCCGTCAAGGCGCTGGGAACGGGATTCAGCCGGGGCATATCCTGCCAGCAGGTGGAAATCCTGCCCGATGCCCTGGGGCGGCCCTGCCTGCATCTGCACGCGGCAGCGCGGCAGCGCATGGAGGAGCTGGGCGCCCGCCATGCTCACGTCTCCATCAGTCATGAACGGCATGCCGCGGTGGCTGTCGTCATTCTGGAGTCCTGA
- a CDS encoding UDP-glucose/GDP-mannose dehydrogenase family protein, with protein sequence MRLCIVGTGYVGLVSAACFAEMGNTVVCVDVNPAVVEKLNAGQVHIFEPGLEPMVQRSRADGRLSFTTSLAEGLAQAECAFICVGTPPGEDGSCDLHYVEQVATQIGTHMQHELVIVDKSTVPVGTADRVRTLVETALRERGVDIPFEVVSNPEFLKEGDAIADFMKPDRVVLGTQSDKAATLMRELYAPFARTRDKLIIMGVRSAEMTKYAANCMLATKISFINEIATICEQVGADVRDVRTGIGSDSRIGYQFIYPGVGYGGSCFPKDVKALIHTAEAAGVDPLLLNAVEAVNARQKLHMAERIKRYFAPQGGVKGKTLALWGLAFKANTDDMREAAAINIINALTADGMRIRAFDPVAAENARRIFAGNALVEVLDDQYAVCEGAQALLVVTEWNQFRNPDFQRVRSLLTAPLLFDGRNLYSPSAMAERGFAYFCIGRRSDPA encoded by the coding sequence ATGAGACTGTGTATTGTGGGAACAGGCTATGTGGGCCTGGTGAGTGCGGCCTGTTTCGCCGAAATGGGCAATACGGTTGTCTGCGTAGACGTGAATCCTGCCGTGGTGGAAAAACTCAATGCGGGACAGGTGCATATTTTTGAACCCGGTCTGGAACCCATGGTGCAGCGCAGCCGCGCCGACGGGCGCCTGAGCTTTACCACCAGCCTTGCCGAAGGGCTTGCACAGGCTGAATGCGCCTTTATCTGCGTGGGGACGCCTCCCGGAGAGGACGGTTCGTGCGATCTGCATTATGTGGAACAGGTGGCCACGCAGATAGGCACCCACATGCAGCATGAGCTGGTCATTGTGGACAAGTCCACCGTGCCGGTGGGAACGGCAGACCGGGTGCGCACCCTGGTGGAGACGGCCCTGCGGGAGCGCGGGGTGGACATTCCCTTTGAGGTGGTTTCCAATCCGGAATTTCTCAAGGAAGGGGACGCCATTGCCGACTTCATGAAGCCGGACCGTGTGGTGCTGGGCACGCAGTCGGACAAGGCGGCCACCCTGATGCGCGAGCTGTATGCGCCCTTTGCCCGGACCCGCGACAAGCTCATCATCATGGGCGTGCGCAGCGCCGAAATGACCAAGTATGCCGCCAACTGCATGCTGGCCACCAAGATATCCTTCATCAACGAAATCGCCACCATCTGCGAGCAGGTGGGCGCGGATGTGCGCGATGTGCGCACCGGCATTGGTTCGGATTCGCGCATCGGCTACCAGTTCATCTACCCTGGGGTGGGCTATGGCGGCTCCTGCTTCCCCAAGGATGTGAAGGCCCTGATCCACACGGCGGAAGCTGCCGGCGTGGATCCCCTGCTGCTCAATGCGGTGGAGGCCGTCAATGCCCGCCAGAAGCTGCACATGGCCGAACGCATCAAGCGCTACTTTGCGCCCCAGGGCGGGGTGAAGGGCAAGACCCTGGCCCTCTGGGGGCTGGCCTTCAAGGCCAATACGGACGATATGCGCGAGGCGGCGGCCATCAATATCATCAATGCGCTGACGGCCGACGGCATGCGCATCCGGGCCTTTGACCCTGTGGCAGCGGAAAACGCCCGCCGTATCTTTGCCGGCAATGCCCTGGTGGAAGTGCTGGATGATCAGTATGCCGTATGCGAGGGGGCACAGGCCCTGCTGGTGGTGACGGAATGGAACCAGTTCCGCAATCCCGATTTCCAGCGGGTGCGCTCGCTGCTTACGGCGCCGCTGCTTTTTGATGGACGCAATCTGTACAGCCCGTCCGCCATGGCGGAGCGGGGCTTTGCCTATTTCTGCATCGGCCGCAGGAGCGATCCGGCCTAG
- a CDS encoding sodium:solute symporter family protein, producing the protein MQTLINILIWGGYIALFVYLARKGEGHDAMHTGRINFAIQALAYVATYISAVALVGFGGLAYTYGLQMLLVASGNVWLGTWIVYRFLAWPTRLCQRNLNARTPSQLIARGHRSPALGKFLALLFAVFLGVYASAVIKGAALLLAQIVPLPVWVLIWLVALLVAFAVYVGGLRGVLYTEAMQGFIMLVGICMLVMAVFHQVGGPTAGMASLQALPPTEKANNGFLALSAGQQGWFIISLVIVTSIAVWAQPQMIQRHFALTSARQVHRITPLAMLVLTVLVGGAYFVASLARLILPGNPAPDEVMPLLVKQLLPEVGLQIFVLAIASASLSTATAIYHIAVSAIAEDLPGRKASRPAWLAGIIFCVLLSGGCAQIKGQLIALLCTTSWSIVGATVLVAYVALVRFGKRSSLAAWLSCALGFVSCLAWYLLGHEGFSAFVYSLASPDALVSRITPVLSVLLGDEAARIPPFFVGFAMSLLGWAVGWACDAEGRKKSTFWPVDR; encoded by the coding sequence ATGCAGACGCTCATCAATATCCTCATCTGGGGCGGCTACATTGCCCTGTTCGTCTACCTGGCCCGCAAGGGCGAGGGACACGACGCCATGCACACCGGCAGGATCAACTTTGCCATTCAGGCGCTGGCCTACGTGGCCACCTATATTTCCGCCGTGGCGCTGGTGGGCTTTGGCGGCCTGGCCTATACCTATGGTCTGCAAATGCTGCTGGTGGCCTCCGGCAATGTGTGGCTTGGCACTTGGATTGTCTACCGCTTTCTGGCCTGGCCCACGCGCCTCTGCCAGCGCAACCTCAATGCGCGCACCCCCTCCCAGCTCATCGCCAGGGGCCATCGCTCGCCGGCTCTGGGCAAATTTCTGGCCCTGCTCTTTGCCGTCTTTCTGGGCGTCTATGCCTCGGCCGTCATCAAGGGGGCAGCCCTGCTGCTGGCCCAGATCGTGCCCCTGCCCGTATGGGTGCTCATCTGGCTGGTGGCCCTGCTGGTGGCCTTTGCCGTCTACGTGGGCGGCCTGCGCGGCGTGCTCTATACCGAAGCCATGCAGGGCTTCATCATGCTGGTGGGCATCTGCATGCTGGTCATGGCCGTCTTCCATCAGGTGGGCGGCCCCACCGCCGGTATGGCCAGCCTGCAAGCCCTGCCCCCCACGGAAAAGGCCAATAACGGCTTTCTTGCCCTGTCTGCCGGACAGCAGGGCTGGTTCATCATCTCGCTGGTCATTGTCACGTCCATTGCCGTCTGGGCACAGCCGCAGATGATTCAGCGGCACTTTGCCCTGACTTCGGCCCGTCAGGTACACCGCATCACCCCCCTGGCCATGCTGGTGCTGACCGTGCTGGTGGGGGGCGCCTATTTTGTGGCCTCGCTGGCACGCCTCATTCTTCCCGGCAATCCTGCGCCCGACGAAGTCATGCCGCTGCTGGTCAAGCAGCTGCTGCCGGAAGTGGGGCTGCAAATATTCGTGCTGGCCATTGCCTCCGCCTCCCTGTCAACGGCCACGGCCATCTACCACATTGCCGTATCGGCCATTGCCGAGGACCTGCCGGGCCGCAAGGCCTCCCGCCCTGCCTGGCTGGCCGGCATCATCTTCTGCGTGCTGCTGAGCGGCGGCTGCGCCCAGATCAAGGGGCAGCTCATTGCCCTGCTCTGCACCACCAGCTGGAGTATCGTGGGCGCCACGGTTCTGGTGGCCTATGTGGCGCTGGTCCGCTTTGGCAAGCGCAGCAGTCTGGCCGCCTGGCTGAGCTGCGCCCTGGGCTTTGTCTCCTGCCTGGCCTGGTATCTGCTGGGACACGAGGGCTTTTCGGCCTTTGTTTATTCCCTGGCATCGCCCGATGCCCTGGTCAGCCGCATTACCCCGGTACTTTCCGTGCTGCTGGGGGACGAGGCCGCCCGCATCCCGCCCTTCTTCGTGGGCTTTGCCATGTCCCTGCTGGGCTGGGCCGTGGGCTGGGCCTGTGATGCCGAGGGCCGCAAGAAATCCACCTTCTGGCCCGTGGACCGCTAG
- a CDS encoding TetR/AcrR family transcriptional regulator, whose amino-acid sequence MASKNKKEALLQAAKELFGEYGYVETTFKKISDHAGVALGLLTHHYGNKEKLFLASGLDVLERFLAVLRNASAEAHNGFEAVMCFCRAYLDFSVDKNSNWLVLVRCSPYSDMKTKTDRDLMDSMFSQVHSELAGLLQRGLADGSVTCADPTTTSQVIISLMVGANRTRVLTPYAQPDLYEQTLAFVARAIRA is encoded by the coding sequence ATGGCTAGCAAAAACAAAAAAGAGGCCCTGCTCCAGGCTGCCAAGGAACTTTTTGGCGAATACGGTTACGTGGAAACAACCTTCAAGAAGATTTCCGATCATGCCGGTGTGGCGCTGGGCCTGCTGACCCACCATTATGGCAACAAGGAAAAGCTCTTTCTGGCTTCCGGCCTGGATGTCCTGGAGCGCTTTCTTGCGGTGTTGCGCAACGCCAGCGCCGAGGCGCACAACGGCTTCGAGGCCGTCATGTGCTTCTGCCGGGCCTATCTGGATTTTTCCGTGGACAAGAACTCCAACTGGCTTGTGCTGGTGCGATGTTCTCCCTACAGCGACATGAAGACCAAGACGGACCGGGATCTCATGGATTCCATGTTTTCCCAGGTGCATTCCGAGCTGGCAGGTCTGCTGCAACGCGGCCTGGCAGACGGCAGCGTTACCTGCGCCGACCCCACCACCACATCCCAGGTCATCATTTCGCTCATGGTGGGTGCCAACCGGACGCGCGTGCTCACGCCCTATGCGCAGCCGGACCTTTATGAACAGACCCTGGCCTTTGTTGCCCGGGCCATCCGCGCCTAG
- a CDS encoding ATP-binding protein — protein MPPIMPLPASRLHATMDPQKIPWEDSTAIPKPRNGAGSRNAFQPRVMQALDLALAIPVPGYNIYVAGGSNLGRSYTLLNYLEPQARKAPTPPDFVYVNNFADQDSPLLLSLPAGQGRRLRQALNDAVDAICRELPRRFEANTFVRQRAKIMDKFQQARSTLLGKMNTVAAHKGFNLDMDESGSLTLYPLVKGRRLSDEEFESLDNSVRTRLKRRGETLIQTMAGFMRELSRAEESFHDDERRLERTVMEQVLDAQLEPVCRRLLKTCQCEGLEDYLKAMREDMLKNTDAFLPRDTPPGQQGNDSGHAPLQGPPQEDTLYRYDVNLFVDNADEDGAPIIVEDHPTLVNLLGCIERESEMGALVTDFTLVKSGSLQRANGGFLILRVEEILQHPNAWEGLMRSLRSSLARVEDGNDMPDSAIRTKGIRPQPMPLNLKVVLVGDDILYETLLDNDERFAKQFRIKAQMSDMMERSAAGIRFYLTSIARIIREDDLPPFDRSALAWLVDLGSHLCEDQRRLSLKFPLLREQMIEAAALAKMENAPRVTADILERSYAARTYRANLVEEIFMEEYDREMIKVRTSGAAVGQVNGLSVTMHGDFEFGLPHRISCTVGVGHEGIIDLEREAELGGPIHTKAMMILKSFLTDMFARKKPLVLSGSLYFEQSYAGIEGDSASGAELTALLSALADVPVRLDLAFTGAVSHSGQIMAVGGVTRKIEGFFKVCARHGLTGTQGVIIPADNVVHLMLSPEVLAAVEKGQFSIYPVRHIEEALTLLTGMPAGKRRKNATFTPGSLYALVDRRLEELGDYAQNAFRRSRRRS, from the coding sequence ATGCCCCCCATCATGCCCCTTCCTGCCTCTCGCCTGCACGCCACCATGGATCCCCAGAAGATTCCGTGGGAGGACAGCACCGCCATTCCCAAGCCGCGCAACGGTGCGGGCAGCCGCAACGCCTTTCAGCCCCGCGTCATGCAGGCGCTTGACCTGGCGCTGGCCATTCCCGTGCCGGGCTACAACATCTATGTGGCCGGCGGGAGCAACCTGGGGCGCAGCTATACCCTGCTCAACTATCTGGAGCCACAGGCCCGCAAGGCCCCCACGCCCCCAGATTTTGTCTATGTGAACAATTTTGCCGATCAGGACAGCCCGCTCCTGCTTTCCCTGCCCGCCGGGCAGGGACGCAGGCTGCGGCAGGCCCTCAACGATGCCGTGGACGCCATCTGCCGCGAGCTGCCGCGCCGTTTCGAGGCCAATACCTTTGTGCGCCAGCGGGCCAAGATCATGGACAAGTTCCAGCAGGCCCGCAGCACCCTGCTCGGCAAAATGAATACCGTGGCCGCGCACAAGGGCTTCAATCTCGACATGGACGAAAGCGGCAGCCTGACCCTGTATCCGCTGGTCAAGGGCAGGCGCCTGAGCGACGAGGAATTCGAAAGTCTGGACAACAGCGTGCGCACCCGGCTCAAGCGCCGTGGCGAAACCCTGATCCAGACCATGGCCGGCTTCATGCGCGAACTGAGCCGGGCGGAGGAGTCCTTTCACGATGACGAACGCCGCCTGGAACGCACCGTCATGGAACAGGTGCTGGATGCCCAGCTGGAGCCGGTCTGCCGGCGCCTGCTCAAGACCTGCCAGTGCGAAGGGCTGGAGGACTACCTCAAGGCCATGCGCGAGGACATGCTCAAGAATACGGATGCCTTCCTCCCGCGAGACACGCCCCCCGGCCAGCAGGGAAACGACAGCGGCCATGCGCCCCTGCAGGGACCGCCCCAGGAGGACACCCTCTACCGGTACGATGTGAACCTCTTCGTGGACAATGCCGACGAAGATGGCGCCCCCATCATTGTGGAGGATCACCCCACCCTGGTCAATCTGCTGGGCTGTATCGAACGCGAATCCGAAATGGGTGCTCTGGTCACGGATTTTACCCTTGTCAAATCCGGCAGCCTGCAACGGGCCAATGGCGGTTTTCTCATCCTGCGCGTGGAAGAGATTCTGCAGCATCCCAATGCCTGGGAGGGTCTCATGCGCAGCCTGCGTTCCAGCCTGGCCCGGGTGGAAGACGGCAACGACATGCCCGACTCGGCCATCCGCACCAAGGGCATCCGCCCCCAGCCCATGCCCCTGAATCTCAAGGTGGTGCTGGTGGGTGACGATATCCTGTACGAAACCCTGCTGGACAATGACGAACGCTTTGCCAAGCAGTTCCGCATCAAGGCCCAGATGTCCGACATGATGGAGCGTTCCGCCGCGGGCATCCGCTTTTACCTGACCAGCATTGCCCGCATCATCCGCGAGGATGACCTGCCCCCCTTTGACCGCAGCGCCCTGGCCTGGCTGGTGGACCTCGGCTCGCATCTCTGCGAGGACCAGCGCCGCCTTTCGCTCAAGTTTCCCCTGCTGCGCGAACAGATGATAGAGGCCGCTGCTCTGGCCAAGATGGAAAATGCCCCACGCGTCACGGCCGACATCCTGGAGCGTTCCTATGCCGCACGCACCTATCGTGCCAACCTGGTGGAAGAAATCTTCATGGAGGAATACGACCGGGAAATGATCAAGGTCCGCACCTCCGGCGCTGCCGTGGGCCAGGTCAACGGCCTGTCCGTCACCATGCACGGCGATTTTGAATTCGGCCTGCCGCACCGCATTTCCTGCACCGTGGGCGTGGGCCACGAGGGCATCATCGACCTGGAGCGCGAGGCCGAGCTGGGTGGTCCCATCCATACCAAGGCCATGATGATCCTCAAGAGCTTTCTCACGGACATGTTTGCCCGCAAAAAGCCGCTGGTGCTCTCCGGCTCTCTCTATTTCGAGCAGAGCTATGCCGGCATCGAAGGGGATTCGGCCTCCGGCGCGGAACTCACGGCCCTGCTCTCTGCCCTGGCCGATGTGCCCGTGCGTCTGGACCTGGCCTTTACCGGCGCCGTGAGCCACTCCGGCCAGATCATGGCCGTAGGAGGAGTCACCCGGAAAATCGAGGGCTTTTTCAAGGTCTGCGCCCGGCATGGCCTCACGGGGACCCAGGGCGTCATCATCCCTGCCGACAATGTGGTACACCTCATGCTTTCCCCCGAGGTTCTCGCTGCCGTGGAAAAGGGGCAGTTCTCCATCTATCCCGTGCGTCACATCGAGGAGGCCCTGACCCTGCTGACAGGCATGCCGGCAGGAAAGCGCCGGAAAAACGCCACCTTCACCCCGGGCAGCCTCTACGCACTGGTGGACCGGCGTCTGGAAGAACTGGGCGACTATGCCCAGAACGCCTTCCGGCGTTCCCGCCGCCGCAGCTGA
- the hemC gene encoding hydroxymethylbilane synthase: MKKLTIATRGSRLALWQAEHVKQTLMALEPELAIDLTIIKTKGDIILDVPLAQVGGKGLFVKEIEEALLDGRADLAVHSIKDVPMTLPDGLTLGCVPEREICTDCFLSFRYACFADLPPGACVGTSSLRRQAQLLARRPDLEIESLRGNVDTRLRKLENGDYDAIVLASAGMRRLHLHTTYMESLSTDIFVPAVGQGALGIECRADDSATLELLSRMEHRETRICVEAERGLLAGLDGGCQVPIGAHAVMTGANSFVLDGLVGEVDGSCIIRSQLEGLADSARATGLALAEKLLDNGAREILDRLYCTR, from the coding sequence ATGAAGAAACTGACCATCGCCACCCGCGGCAGCCGCCTGGCCCTCTGGCAGGCCGAACACGTGAAACAGACCCTCATGGCTCTGGAGCCGGAGCTTGCCATCGATCTGACCATCATCAAGACCAAGGGCGACATCATTCTGGACGTGCCGCTGGCGCAGGTGGGGGGCAAGGGGCTTTTTGTCAAGGAAATCGAGGAAGCCCTGCTGGACGGCCGTGCGGACCTGGCCGTGCACAGCATCAAGGATGTCCCCATGACCCTGCCCGATGGCCTGACGCTGGGCTGCGTTCCGGAACGGGAAATCTGCACGGACTGCTTCCTGTCCTTCCGCTACGCCTGCTTTGCCGATCTGCCTCCGGGGGCCTGCGTGGGCACCAGCAGCCTGCGCCGTCAGGCCCAGCTGCTGGCCCGCCGCCCTGATCTGGAAATCGAATCCCTGCGCGGCAATGTGGATACCCGGCTGCGCAAGCTGGAAAATGGCGATTACGACGCCATCGTCCTGGCTTCGGCCGGCATGCGCCGCCTGCATCTGCACACCACCTACATGGAATCCCTCTCCACCGACATCTTTGTTCCCGCGGTGGGACAGGGGGCGCTGGGCATCGAATGCCGGGCTGACGACAGCGCCACCCTGGAGCTGCTCTCCCGCATGGAGCATCGCGAGACGCGCATCTGCGTCGAGGCGGAGCGCGGCCTGCTGGCCGGGCTGGACGGCGGCTGCCAGGTGCCCATCGGCGCCCATGCCGTCATGACCGGCGCCAACAGCTTTGTGCTGGACGGACTGGTGGGCGAGGTGGACGGCAGCTGCATCATCCGTTCCCAGCTGGAAGGCCTGGCCGACAGCGCCCGCGCCACCGGCCTTGCCCTTGCCGAAAAGCTGCTTGACAACGGCGCCCGCGAAATTCTTGACCGTCTTTACTGCACAAGGTAG
- a CDS encoding zinc ribbon domain-containing protein: MPIYEYCCDKCGKEFEELVFDDSTPACPHCGSSLTHKLMSSCCVRCGSDASSSGSGSTGAGSGGGCAGCAGGNCASCGH, translated from the coding sequence ATGCCCATCTACGAATACTGCTGCGACAAATGCGGCAAGGAATTTGAAGAACTGGTTTTTGATGACAGCACCCCGGCCTGCCCCCACTGCGGCTCCAGCCTGACCCACAAGCTCATGTCGTCCTGCTGCGTCCGCTGCGGCAGCGATGCCTCCTCGTCCGGCAGCGGCAGCACCGGGGCCGGTTCCGGTGGCGGATGCGCCGGCTGCGCCGGCGGCAACTGCGCAAGCTGCGGACACTAG
- a CDS encoding SIS domain-containing protein translates to MLPETTASDQSLRLIACHAEEGARLRERFFHDMAVPLCRAAHLMAVRLAAGNRLLLCGSGDGSIIARRMAHALIGRFQLNRPALPALLLDADTAFLSGLPGEGDSRQALARQVDALGTPGDILLLVSTAGDNDGLLYATEAARLRGMHVLAMTARQEGNDPLLPRCDVLLAVPHAAAPLVLEVHMAAGHLLCRLVDHYLFENPNALRAVPAGVSK, encoded by the coding sequence ATGCTCCCCGAGACCACTGCCAGCGATCAGAGCCTGCGGCTCATTGCCTGCCATGCCGAGGAGGGAGCGCGCCTGCGGGAGCGCTTCTTTCACGATATGGCGGTCCCGCTGTGCCGCGCCGCCCATCTGATGGCCGTGCGCCTGGCAGCGGGCAACAGGCTGCTGCTCTGCGGCAGCGGCGACGGAAGCATCATTGCCCGGCGCATGGCCCATGCGCTGATCGGCCGCTTTCAGCTCAACCGCCCGGCCCTGCCGGCCCTGCTGCTGGACGCGGATACGGCCTTTCTTTCCGGCCTGCCGGGAGAAGGCGACAGCCGGCAGGCGCTGGCCCGGCAGGTGGATGCCCTGGGAACACCGGGAGACATCCTGCTGCTCGTCAGCACGGCCGGCGACAATGACGGCCTGCTGTACGCCACCGAGGCGGCCCGCCTGCGCGGCATGCACGTGCTGGCCATGACAGCCCGGCAGGAGGGGAACGATCCCCTGCTGCCCCGCTGCGATGTGCTGCTGGCCGTTCCCCATGCGGCAGCGCCGCTGGTTCTTGAGGTCCACATGGCCGCCGGGCATCTGCTCTGCCGGCTGGTGGACCATTACCTTTTTGAAAATCCCAACGCGCTGCGGGCCGTGCCCGCAGGCGTCAGCAAGTGA
- a CDS encoding NAD(+)/NADH kinase translates to MHEGSSKHIHLVVKVSSSEAVALSGEISQWLRDMGHTVSVSRAGENSPAYTDADLALVVVLGGDGTMLGVARRLVGSRVPLLGINFGRVGFLAELQPDDWKAGLESCLAGRMPLRPVSALRWRLVRGGREADRGHAINDVVLSRSSMSRLVSLRIDVNDEHMCDLRSDGVILSTAIGSSGYSVSAGGPLLYSSLRSMVFTPICPFLNTIPPMVFPGRTLFSLEVLPNSTESYLTVDGQEGILLAYGDTVEVSSVDDAVLFAGAEVPFFERLRTRGFVTNFATGGRAL, encoded by the coding sequence ATGCACGAAGGGTCCTCCAAGCATATTCATCTCGTGGTCAAGGTCAGCAGCAGCGAGGCCGTTGCCCTTTCAGGGGAAATTTCGCAGTGGCTGCGCGACATGGGGCATACGGTTTCTGTCAGCCGTGCGGGAGAGAATTCTCCGGCCTATACGGATGCGGACCTTGCCCTGGTGGTGGTTCTTGGCGGGGACGGCACCATGCTGGGGGTGGCCCGCCGCCTGGTGGGCAGCCGCGTTCCTCTGCTGGGCATCAATTTTGGCCGCGTGGGCTTTCTGGCCGAGCTGCAACCGGATGACTGGAAGGCCGGCCTGGAATCCTGTCTTGCGGGCAGGATGCCCCTGCGTCCTGTTTCGGCCCTGCGCTGGCGTCTGGTGCGCGGCGGGCGCGAGGCCGACCGCGGCCATGCCATCAATGACGTGGTCCTGAGCCGTTCCTCCATGTCCCGTCTGGTCAGCCTGCGCATTGACGTGAATGATGAGCACATGTGCGATCTGCGCAGTGACGGGGTCATTCTGTCCACGGCCATCGGCAGTTCCGGCTACAGTGTTTCGGCCGGCGGACCGCTGCTGTATTCTTCGCTGCGTTCCATGGTCTTTACGCCCATCTGTCCCTTTCTCAACACCATTCCGCCCATGGTCTTTCCCGGTCGGACGCTTTTTTCCCTGGAGGTTCTGCCCAACAGCACGGAAAGTTACCTGACCGTGGACGGACAGGAGGGCATCCTGCTGGCCTACGGCGATACGGTGGAGGTGAGCAGCGTGGATGATGCCGTGCTTTTTGCCGGTGCGGAAGTGCCCTTTTTCGAGCGTCTGCGCACGCGCGGCTTTGTGACCAATTTTGCCACGGGCGGCCGTGCCCTCTAG
- the gatB gene encoding Asp-tRNA(Asn)/Glu-tRNA(Gln) amidotransferase subunit GatB, with the protein MAAYEAVIGLEVHVQLATRSKLFCSCPTTFGQPSNSNVCEVCAGMPGALPRVNRQAVHYAALVGLATNCAINQQSVFARKNYFYPDLPSGYQISQFDLPICEHGHLDVEVNGTSKRIGITRIHMENDAGKNIHAQGENVSYVDLNRAGTPLVEIVSEPDMRSSAEAVAYLKALYGIVTYLGVCDGNMEEGSFRCDANVSIRPVGCPTFGTRTELKNLNSFRNVQRAIDYEIARQQDALADGDVIVQETRLYDAVKNVTVSMRGKEEAHDYRYFPDPDLLPVTISDEDMARWRDELPELPHARMRRFVDMTGLPQPEAEVLVQSRAMADFFEAAAGLADARKVANFMLGAFLRELHAGISLDDCKMTPAGLAELVTIVDKGLISAKIANDIFADLMRTGAMPEAYVKEKGLVQISDTSELEAAVDKVLADNPAEVEAYRGGKTKLMSFFVGQIMRATRGKANPALVNDMLRARLG; encoded by the coding sequence ATGGCCGCGTATGAAGCCGTCATCGGTCTTGAAGTGCATGTGCAGCTGGCAACCAGATCCAAGCTGTTCTGTTCCTGCCCCACCACCTTCGGGCAGCCATCCAACAGCAATGTCTGCGAAGTGTGCGCGGGCATGCCCGGCGCCCTGCCGCGGGTCAATCGCCAGGCGGTGCATTATGCCGCCCTGGTGGGCCTGGCAACGAACTGCGCCATCAATCAGCAGTCCGTCTTCGCGCGCAAGAACTATTTTTATCCCGACCTGCCGTCCGGCTACCAGATTTCCCAGTTTGATCTGCCCATCTGCGAGCACGGCCATCTGGACGTGGAGGTGAACGGCACGTCCAAGCGCATCGGCATCACGCGCATTCACATGGAAAATGACGCCGGCAAGAATATTCACGCCCAGGGCGAAAACGTGAGCTATGTGGACCTCAACCGTGCCGGTACGCCGCTGGTGGAAATTGTGTCCGAGCCGGACATGCGCTCTTCCGCCGAAGCCGTGGCCTACCTCAAGGCCCTGTACGGCATCGTGACCTATCTTGGCGTCTGTGACGGGAACATGGAGGAAGGCAGCTTCCGCTGTGACGCCAATGTGTCCATCCGTCCCGTGGGCTGCCCCACCTTCGGCACCCGCACGGAACTCAAGAACCTCAATTCGTTCCGCAACGTGCAGCGCGCCATTGACTATGAAATCGCCCGCCAGCAGGACGCGCTGGCCGATGGCGACGTCATCGTGCAGGAAACCCGCCTCTATGATGCGGTGAAAAACGTGACCGTTTCCATGCGTGGCAAGGAAGAGGCGCACGATTACCGTTATTTCCCGGACCCGGACCTGCTGCCCGTGACCATCAGCGACGAGGACATGGCCCGCTGGCGCGACGAGCTGCCCGAACTGCCCCATGCCCGCATGCGGCGCTTTGTGGACATGACCGGTCTGCCGCAGCCGGAAGCCGAGGTCCTGGTGCAGAGCCGGGCCATGGCGGACTTTTTTGAAGCGGCCGCCGGCCTGGCCGATGCCCGCAAGGTGGCCAATTTCATGCTGGGGGCCTTCCTGCGGGAACTGCATGCCGGCATTTCCCTGGATGACTGCAAGATGACGCCTGCCGGCCTGGCCGAGCTAGTTACCATTGTGGACAAGGGCCTTATCAGCGCCAAGATAGCCAATGACATCTTTGCCGACCTCATGCGCACCGGCGCCATGCCCGAAGCCTATGTGAAGGAAAAGGGCCTGGTGCAGATTTCCGACACCTCTGAACTTGAGGCGGCCGTGGACAAGGTGCTTGCCGACAATCCCGCCGAGGTGGAAGCCTACCGCGGCGGCAAGACCAAGCTCATGAGCTTCTTTGTGGGGCAGATCATGCGCGCCACGCGCGGCAAGGCCAATCCTGCCCTGGTCAATGACATGCTGCGCGCCCGGCTTGGCTAG